In the Ascochyta rabiei chromosome 17, complete sequence genome, one interval contains:
- a CDS encoding Ca(2+)-dependent cysteine protease: protein MSGFPGQQYHNNYGPPPQQPPYGGPPQQGYGAPPQGYGAPQQGYGAPPPQQGYGAPQYNGGYQSTPPPQQYGYQQPPQQPYGQYGQPVPQQGPPSHQQRPGAMPTATSNQWTHGNHNGPPPPPSGAQNFGHGAPNGYSFQYSACNGRRKALLVGINYFGQRGQLRGCINDVKNMSTYLNEFFGYKREDMVTLTDDQQNPMSQPTKANILRAMHWLVKDARPNDSLFFHYSGHGGQTKDLDGDEDDGYDEVIYPVDFRTAGHIVDDEMHRIMVSPLQPGVRLTAIFDSCHSGSALDLPYIYSTQGVLKEPNLAKEAGQGLLGIVSSYARNDIGGMLSTASSLFKKVTSGDDVYKKNLRTKTSPADVIMWSGSKDTQTSADASIGGEATGAMSWAFITALRKNPNQSYVQLLNSIRDELEGKYQQKPQLSCSHPLNTDLLYVM, encoded by the exons ATGTCCGGATTCCCGGGACAGCAGTACCACAACAACTACGGCCCGCCGCCCCAGCAGCCGCCCTATGGTGGGCCACCGCAGCAAGGGTACGGCGCGCCACCGCAGGGTTACGGCGCGCCGCAGCAAGGCTACGGAGCACC ACCACCACAGCAGGGCTACGGCGCACCCCAGTACAACGGCGGCTATCAATCGACCCCGCCTCCGCAGCAATACGGGTACCAGCAG CCACCGCAGCAGCCATACGGCCAGTACGGCCAACCAGTGCCCCAACAAGGCCCCCCTTCACACCAGCAGCGCCCCGGCGCCATGCCCACAGCAACCAGTAACCAGTGGACCCACGGCAACCACAACGGCCCACCTCCCCCGCCCAGCGGCGCACAGAACTTCGGCCACGGCGCGCCCAACGGCTACTCGTTCCAGTACTCGGCATGCAACGGGCGACGGAAAGCGCTGTTGGTTGGCATCAACTACTTTGGCCAGCGGGGCCAGCTTCGCGGCTGCATCAACGACGTCAAGAACATGAGCACCTATCTGAACGAGTTCTTTGGGTACAAGAGGGAGGACATGGTCACCCTGACCGATGACCAGCAGAATCCCATGAGCCAGCCCACCAAAGCGAACATTCTCAGGGCCATGCACTGGCTGGTCAAGGACGCAAGGCCCAACGACTCGCTGTTCTTCCACTACTCTG GCCACGGCGGCCAAACCAAAGATCTGGACGGCGACGAAGACGATGGCTACGACGAGGTCATCTACCCCGTCGACTTCCGCACCGCCGGCCACATTGTCGACGACGAAATGCACCGCATCATGGTCTCTCCGCTCCAACCCGGTGTCCGCCTGACTGCCATCTTCGACTCGTGCCACTCGGGCTCTGCGCTCGACCTGCCGTACATCTACAGCACGCAGGGTGTGCTCAAGGAGCCGAACCTTGCCAAGGAGGCCGGCCAGGGTCTCCTCGGCATCGTGTCGAGCTACGCGCGCAACGACATTGGCGGCATGCTCTCGACAGCATCCTCGCTCTTCAAGAAAGTCACGTCGGGCGACGACGTGTACAAGAAGAATCTGCGCACCAAGACGTCCCCCGCCGACGTCATCATGTGGTCGGGCTCAAAGGACACGCAGACATCGGCCGACGCGAGTATCGGCGGCGAAGCCACGGGCGCCATGAGCTGGGCCTTCATCACGGCGCTGCGCAAGAACCCAAACCAGAGCTACGTGCAGCTGCTCAACAGCATCCGCGACGAGCTCGAGGGCAAGTACCAGCAGAAACCGCAGTTGAGCTGCAGTCATCCTTTGA ACACGGACCTGCTGTACGTCATGTGA